In Wenyingzhuangia fucanilytica, the following are encoded in one genomic region:
- the gmk gene encoding guanylate kinase, protein MSSGKLIVFSAPSGSGKTTIVRHLLGETDLPLDFSISAASREPRVGEVDGKDYYFLSAKEFRNKVDEDAFLEWEEVYKDNFYGTLKSEITRIWKEGKHVVFDIDVVGGLNIKKQFPKETLAIFVQPPSIEEMERRLRGRATETEEKIKMRVAKAEQEMDFAKKFDTVLINNDLSVAKEDAYQLVYNFINK, encoded by the coding sequence GGTTCTGGAAAAACCACCATTGTACGTCATTTATTAGGAGAAACAGACTTGCCTTTAGATTTTTCTATTTCAGCGGCTTCACGTGAACCTAGGGTTGGAGAAGTTGATGGAAAAGATTATTATTTTTTATCAGCCAAAGAGTTTAGAAATAAAGTGGATGAAGATGCGTTCTTGGAGTGGGAAGAAGTGTATAAAGATAATTTTTACGGTACTTTAAAATCAGAAATCACTCGTATTTGGAAAGAAGGAAAACATGTGGTTTTTGATATTGATGTAGTTGGAGGATTAAATATTAAAAAACAATTCCCAAAAGAAACTTTAGCCATTTTTGTGCAACCACCTTCTATTGAAGAAATGGAACGAAGATTGAGAGGTAGAGCAACAGAAACAGAAGAAAAAATTAAAATGCGTGTGGCCAAAGCAGAACAAGAAATGGATTTTGCTAAAAAGTTTGATACCGTTTTAATAAATAACGATTTGTCTGTGGCAAAAGAAGATGCATATCAGTTGGTTTATAATTTTATAAATAAGTAA
- a CDS encoding DUF3050 domain-containing protein, which produces MKIEDVQNKIHSAINKLNSHDLYKDLNSIEDIKQFMESHVFAVWDFMSLLKSLQIELTCVSKVWIPVKNPVTARFINEIVHGEETDVNELGQPMSHFEMYLEAMKEVGASTVKIDLFINLIKQGVYVLEALKEVEVSPAVYDFVSYTFEIIERGNVHEIAAAFTFGREDVIPEMFLEIVKETKKQNQDKAYTKLLYYLERHIELDGDEHGPLSLRMIEELCGTDEQKWKEVLRVSEQAIEKRIGLWSGIQLELV; this is translated from the coding sequence ATGAAGATTGAAGATGTTCAGAATAAAATTCATTCAGCTATAAACAAGTTGAATTCTCATGATTTGTATAAGGATTTAAACAGTATTGAAGACATCAAACAATTTATGGAAAGCCATGTGTTTGCTGTTTGGGATTTTATGTCTTTGTTAAAAAGTTTACAGATAGAATTAACTTGTGTGTCTAAAGTTTGGATCCCTGTTAAAAACCCTGTAACGGCAAGATTTATCAATGAAATTGTACATGGAGAAGAAACAGATGTAAATGAGTTGGGTCAGCCTATGAGTCATTTTGAAATGTATTTAGAGGCTATGAAAGAAGTAGGAGCAAGTACAGTAAAAATAGATTTGTTTATCAACTTAATTAAACAGGGAGTTTATGTTTTAGAGGCTTTAAAAGAAGTTGAGGTTTCTCCTGCAGTTTACGACTTTGTGTCTTATACTTTTGAAATTATAGAAAGAGGAAATGTACACGAAATTGCAGCGGCTTTTACTTTTGGTAGAGAAGATGTAATTCCAGAAATGTTTTTGGAAATTGTAAAAGAAACCAAAAAACAAAATCAAGATAAAGCTTATACCAAATTATTATATTATTTGGAAAGACATATTGAGTTGGATGGTGATGAGCATGGTCCTTTATCATTAAGAATGATAGAAGAATTATGTGGAACTGATGAGCAAAAATGGAAAGAGGTATTAAGAGTTTCTGAACAAGCTATTGAGAAAAGAATAGGACTTTGGTCGGGAATTCAATTAGAATTGGTTTAG